AATGTCTTTAGGGTTTTTGATTCTGGAGTGCAGGTTTCAAGAAATCACTTTTATTATTGATTTCACTAAAACGACTTACAACCAAACTAACGAACTCAAATCCTAGCTGTTAACACTAATTAAACCCTCACTAAAGTACTTATGAAAAAccgaatgaaaaaaatgtacttGTCAACAAATTAATGttaaaacaaattaacaaaTTAACTCAAAATCTTACAACCAAAATGAATAACCAAccccaaaaagtgaaaacaagctAACAGAAAACctaatgaataaacaaaagaaCTTACAACTAATGACGAAGAAAGTTCAGTAACcaggaaatgaatggaaatactCACAACCTAATGAATgagggaacaaaaacaaacaaaatagtaAAACTGGCTAACTAACAAGCTAACTAGCTAAAACCGAACTACTTTGTCCTTAAATCGTGCCCACCACCTATGTTTAAAAACGCTGTCTCAGTTAGTCATTGGACTCAGCTAACCGAACGATCAAAAAGTGTCATAAGTGAGCCAGACAAAcccacaacacaaacaacctCACTGCACCTGGCACAGCTAATAagaaaaatggcttttttgtcagaaaacaacaaagcttTGCAACGTCCGTAAAGCCGAGGCATTTTCTGCGCTGGCAGTTGTACGCGTTGCGATGGATTGTTTGTCTTCTATCGAGCGGCTTTAACGCAAGCGTCGCGGTTATTTACGGCCCGCGGCGCTATGGGACAAATTGTACTGTTTGTTTCGGGAGAGCACCGAGACGAGCGGATTGTGTAGACAGGCCAGATTTAAGAAGTGAAGGAGCGTTTGTGGGCGCAACGGGCGGCTTCTGCGTGCCAGAAACACACATCAGCCCAGCTTGTGCCTCAAGTCCAAACAAAGCGTCGCCAGCTCCGAGGACCCTGGCTGCGTTCGAGGCCTTTTAAAGCAAGGTAGCGAGCTCCGGGTGCCCCGATTGGTCGAACCGAGAGTCTGAGACAGAGCAGAACTTCTTCACGTCTCCCTGGCGCTGCCCTGTTTTGACAGGCGATTCTCTTCGGGATGGTCTGGGAGGGCTCACACGCCGCTGGATGCCCCGACGGGTAGAAACACAGAACAAGCAGGACACTTTGCTCCTCAACCCAAACGGGATTTTCCACTCAACTTGACGACCTCCAAAAAGTAAACACTTCTCAGCGCCTGGACTAACGCCCTCAAGTGTGCCCTTAAgtttttatataattttttgcTCAACCATGTAACAGAAAATCAGGTATCTACTGTAAATAAAACCTTTACAATTAAATACAAggtgtcattttttattttattctaattttattttagtctgACTATATTAACAAGGTTATTATATTGCATCTTGCCGCAATTGGCTGTTCGGTCCTGTATCTCACGCATGCAGAAAATGCCCTTCAATTCATGAATGACAGAAAGGTTACTACACCAACAAATTAGATCTTTATTAGACATTTGAAGCTCCCTCTTCCATCTGGCGTCTTCTATCTTTtcacttaaaaaagaaatcaatactCATTTGTTGTCGCCTTTGAGACAGAAAACACAAGGATGATCTCCTATGTGTTGGCTAATAGCTattgagtttgttttcttgatCATTGGCTGAAAccctaccaaaaaaaaacacctataAAACTAACTAAAACCCTACAAAATGAACTAAACCCAAGAAACCTCTCAACCTCTAAAACAGACTTGCTAACAAGCTTGCTTAAAATCCAAAGTGACACCCTAACAAAATAACAAGCTAATAACTTAACCAAGGAACAACCAAGCTCATAAACTCAATATAATCATCAAAGTATCAAATCTAACATGACAAACGATCAAAAACTTAGTTGACACCTAACAAACATCAACTGTAAGAACCTAACCATGTAACAACCAAGCAACGTATGGCAAACGATGGGAATCAATTGTCTGCTATCATTTAATGGCGGACTTCTGAAGGGCGAAGCGTAGGAGGCAGAAGGTTGCACCGCCGTCCATCCCCACGCGTCATTAGCTGCTAACGTTCGTATCATTCAGCGGATCTTGCAGCGACCTTGAAGCTCAACGGACCTCCTGTTCTGACGCGTGCATGCAGGTCAGGAGAACGTCTGCGGGGCCAAGAGACCAAGTTCAGGCCCAGAGAGAGGACATGATGGCACTTGTGAAAAGCAGGCTCACCTACAGACACGTTTCAAGTCAAAGGACTGCCGGGGCAACGGTGATGAACTAACTAACAGATGGATGACGGacagaaggatggatggacgcAGACAGAGGACTTGACCGTCGGATGAATGTCAAGGGAACCTGCAATGAGGTCACTTTGACACATCGCTTCAGTGGACTTGAGGGACGTCTCGTGTTCTCTGCAGCTGTCAGCGCCGTCAGCCCCCCTCCGCAATCTTGTCCAGATATTCACAATCGCTGCCAGATCCCGTTGGTAGCGACTTCATTGGAAGCTGGTCCACAGCCCAGAGTCATCAATCAGTGAAACAAAGCCACCCGCCAACCCCGCGGTCTGTCCGGTCCCAGCCTTTCATGGACGCATAAAAGACCCTCGGAATCAAACGGagcctctgattggctgggaaAGATAAGGCATCATCAATGAAGCGTGCAAAAACAACGTCAGGATGCGGGATACTTGAGGCAatagcggcagcagcagcgctCTGTCCACTCGTAATGGACTCACACAACAGCTGCTCCACTCGTCCACAATCGgccttttcacactgcacttaGTTTTACCGGGCCCTCTTCAGTCCGAACTGCGTATTCTAATTAATATTGCGTTTATGGAATGAGAATGAAGCAGATTGCTATATCTCTTTCaggctgccaccatcttgTCCTATACCGTTCTCTGCTGTTGACTTAAAGTGATGTCAACGTATTGCAATCGTCACTTTGGTTTTCTGGGGTTGGTCACGTGACGTTTCATTCATTTCGGCAGACAGTAGAGGCCAGTATGACCAAACGGCATTCTTATTCCATGGATGCGGTATTGATCGGAATCCCGTGTGTGGACGTCTCCACTCCGCCGAAATGACGTCGCATTTTCTTTCCCTGATTCCACGGCTAATGGCCATCAAAATGTGAGATGGTGCTCGGTTTTTGACGACGTTCTGCGCTCTGCTAAGTGCAGTGCACAAAGACCTTTGCAATTCACACTGCACTAAGCTCAGTGCAGCGGCCTCTTTGTCAGTGTGATGCGGTCCCGTCCCGCAGCGCTAATGAACTCAGACGTGAACTCTGCCTCCCCCTGCTGTCTTCTGCCCGCTTCCCGGACGAGTCTGTCGTCATGGCAACAAGCAGAGGGCTCGCTTTAGTGAAGTGATGACAGGAAAGCACCATCAACTGGCGAAAACATCGCAGGCAACAGCGTGTGTCGTGATTTGTGCGATGTTCTGATTCCACGGGCTCCGGTAGAACCCGACATATGGTCGTTCCTCAACGTTGTGTACGTCAGTGTTCCATAATGTTGTGTGCATCCGCATTCCAGAAGACTGTGACTCTCGTGCTGTTGTGTGTATCCGTGGGAATCGTTCTGATGTCCACAATGTGGTGTCAATATTTATGTGGCGGTTGATGCTCATCGTGGCTCCGTAATCCCATCCCGCTTTTGTCGTCTCGTCCGTTCTGCCATCTGCTTCCGAGTGTTGTGTGCTTCCGTGTTTGAGAAGACTTGCGTGTGGGCACCCCACAATGTTGTGTGTCCACATGTATGTTTCCAGGAAGCTGAGCTTACTCCAGTAGTCCTTTAAgagttgttttcaaaaaacctttccatccatccatccattttccgaaccgctcagtccccacgggggtcgcgggcgtgctggagcctatcccagccgtcatcgggcagtaggcgggggacaccctgaaccggttgccaaaCAACCAGTCGCACtcgcacctagggacaatttggagtcttcaatcggcctaccaagcatgtttttgggatgtgggaggaaaccggagtgcccggggagaacatgcaaactccgcacagggagggccggaggtggaatcgaacccgcaccctcctaactgtgaggcggacgtgctacccagtgcgccaccgagccgcctcaaaatgcttttattttatataaattGTAACGTATCAGTGAAATAGTTTAATATCCCAAAAATGTGCGAGTCGCCTCCCACGTCTGCAGTGGAGTAAATCGACCCTCCCGGTGACTATTTACTCTGTTCGGGGGCGTAGAGAAGGCTGACAGCCAACTCCTTAAAGAGCCAGCTCCTGCCAAGCCCATTAATTACCTCTTTTAACACTTGACAAGTCAAGTAAACCTTCCGTGGACTTTTCTGGACTGTCAACGAGCTCAAGCACTTTGCAAGGCAGGCACAGGACGCTAAGAGTTAGCAGCACCCGCAAAATATAAACTTTTTAGTACTAGTGGCATCGCTGGACTCTTTCACTGAGAGAATTTGGGGAAAATTGACGCTTCAGAAATGAAACGGAAAATAAGGATCCCCCCCGCAATCCATCCTCCCCTTTCTGTGCTTTTTAAACAGAACAGCGCTGCAAGCAAAAGctcaaaattcaaacaaaactgacatttttttgtgaaattttggggctggcttcttcttttttgctgGCTCCCCTGTGCCGCTATGCTTCCTCTCGCAGGCCACTGGGGTACTGCGTCAAATTTGTTCTGCCTCTGTCACAATGGAAGCGTCATCGCCTTGTGACGTTTTCAGTGCACGACTAAGGGCTGCAAACATAACCGCCcaccgtgtgcgtgtgcgtgcgtgcgtgtgtgtgtgtgtgtgtgtgtgtgtgtgtgtgtgtgtgtgtgtgcgtgcgtgcgtgtgtttagcTGGTTGGGTCGGCAAGAACACAGGTGGATTGACTGAGGTTTGATGTAAATACGTGCCCCAAATAGATTTGGTCTCAATGAATTGGTTGTACGCCTCCTCAATGCAAGCGAGTGTGCCAAGAAACAAACATCAATGCACCTTTtcacacacgcagacaggcacctattgatttttttcattttcttttgggcTTTCACAAGTGCATTCTGTCGCCGGTGGTTTTTGCGTTGCTTGCGTCACAATTCTGAACGTGTAGATTTTATGTTCAACCAAGAACGCTGTAGATGTTGACCAACATTTGGAACACGGTTGAATCGCTAGAGCAAGAATGCTAAATTTCGAACATTTAGCATACGAAACCACCGatcaaattttaatcagagatgGCTTTGTGTCCCAATTGGATTTTGGtccctgattaaaaaaaaaaaagtttttttgtgtggatgtTTTCAATTTTCACCTCCACCTTGCGCAATACGGATTTTCCCATACATAGCTAACGTTTCTGAAGGGGGAAGAAAAGTATTACATACATTAGATTattctttttatatatattatgaaCACTTTTTGTACTAAACAAGAAACAAGGGCAGATTTGGAATcagcgtaaaaaaaaatcaagagtgGTTGACTGGGTTGACGACGTTTGGCGACCAAGCCCCAAATTACAGCATTACTGTCAGACTGAGCGACTCCTCCTGCTTCTGCAATTCCTCTGCGGCCAAAAACCAGGAGATGTAACACTTCGACATCATGTGTCAAAGATGGTGGAAGGAGGAGCTTTGGCGTTTTGAGAGAATGTTCCTGGAATGTTCCACAAACATAAGTTGTGGTTTCAGGTTATTGTGGTGCGATGCCTCCATCTCGCGTTCATTGTGCAACATACAGACAGATAACACATGCGTTACAGCAATAAGCCTCTAGAGGGCGGTGTTGGCCCACGAAGAAGTTCCACTGACGAAACTGAAAAGAACTGTTACgcattttaatatttagtCGACCtaagaaatatttaaataaaagaacaatcggattttttttttgtaagtacatttacatttttattatttttttttgttaacgtCTGAGATAAGGTTCTTGTGTGGGCAATGTCTAAAAATGGATCACTATTACTGAGTTTATTTCTGGTGGCTTCTTGAATTTCTTTGGATGCAGCTTGTGAAGATTTTTCGGCCGACTTGATTTTGACAGGTTGGATTGAAAGCCAAAAATAATCCAATTTGGGTCAAACAATCCACTGGGTTAATTTGacccaatttttttgtaaGCCAAAATGGAGTCACTTTGTATAAAACAATGTAAACCTTTGACCATTTTACCcaaacattattttgtttttttggaaccACGTGTTTTTTGAGTACGTGTTGAAAGTGTGCGCTTCTTTGCAAGACGCGTGCAGACACTTTAATGAGCGTTTCAAGAACAAACTTTAGTGCTGCCCCCCCAGCCCCCACGGGAGACATTTAAGCTGTCATCACGCCTCCCGTATTGCAACACGTCGTTCCGTTACAATGTCGTTGCTCCGCCGTAGCACTCCTTGCTGAGTGTAATTACATATCATTAGGAGTTAATTACCGTAATGTAAGGAGCACCTCATTAAATCTTGTCaaacttttaatatttatctGACTCGTGCACCGTTTTGCTTATACTCGCCGACTAAACGTACTCATAAAAGATTCATCTTGCTacttcatttccttttttttaagatttaaACAAATGTATGGTATGGTGTGGCcgatttgtgttattttattatatgatTGAGCACGATTAATGACTTTTTTAGGCAGTGATTGAGAGAAAGGAACATGAATAAAAACGACATGCAGTTATAGATTTGACCCCAGTTTTAATTTAAGtagatttatttaaaatgtattatgttaaaaaattttagtttttaatgACTTTTGAAACACTGAGTTAAAATATGTGtgcagttgtgtgtgtgatgtacTTTTCTCACACTTTAAAATTTCTCAAAAGTCACATACCTAGCACACATAACTTAAGAATTCAAATAACTGCTACTAAAAATATggatatatattattattatttaagttaaatcaaatgtcatgcaaatgtCACACAAATTTCATATGGCATCATTTATTATTCAGACTTGACAATTACAGTTTACAGCTAAACCctccccccaacacacacacacaataaaaaaaacagatctaATTTAGAATATGTATAGTGCTTAAGAAACGTTGGAGTTTGTTTTGGCACAAAGCCATCCTTTAGGCCCCTAGGCTAAAGTTTAGGGGTTTCCCTGCAAAAAGTTGGACGCGTGTCTTGACCACGCCCCTCGCATTGTGATTGGCTGACGAGTTTTTGGCTCTCAGGACTTATCCTGTAAAGTGTAACATATCTTTTTGTtcctaatttttgttttaaaagaaatatataaaatCGCTTTAaagtttgaattatttttcttattaatatttataattttacTTCCGCTAGGTATAATCAAATTACCCAAAATGGTATGtagtgggggaaaaacaacTACAATATCAGCTCTatacttttaaaaagtttaatgtatatttttgtactattattattattgttgttgttgttgttgtaatttatatacataattggaaaaaatctaaGACCAAAGATCCagtcattattatttgaattgtCCAATTTCGTGCAaccttaaaaacacattttggggatttttttttttttttttaaagttgggAAAGTTTGTTTAGTCCACGTGGGGCTCAAGCCGAGTGAAAGCAAGCAAACCTGCCCTTGTTTCCCTGCGGGAGGTTCGACTCCAAAAGTGACCCCGGCAGACTTGCGCCGTGTCTTGACCACGCCTCCCTCGCCCGGTGATTGGCTGCCGAGCTTTTTGCCATCGGGAGCGTCAATACAATTCAAAGAAGTTGTGCACGGCGCTTGACACTTGTTGAGAGAACCGGAGAAAAGGAGAACACCTCTACCTCTGGCCGGCCGGCTCCGCTGCACACCCCTCTCCGGGAGTGATGATCGATCCCGAGTCCCACCGCCAAAACCACCTGAGCCAGCATCAGTCCTCCGCAGGCAAAGGCGCTCAGGAGGGCCCGGACATGGCCGTGTACTGCGACTCCCTTAGCGGCATGTACCACCACCACtaccaccatcatcatcatcatccctcTCAACAGCAACAGCACACGCAGCCGCAGCACACGCAGCAGCCGCCTCAGAACCTTCAGCCCTCCGCTCACCGAGCCGCTGGCTTCGGCCTGGGCGAGTACGGCTCCCCACCCAGCCCGTACCTGTGGGGCGTCAACCCGGCCCCGGCTGCGGCGCCGTACCTGCACGCCGGCAGCCCCTCCGCCCCCTTCGGCCCGCCGGGGTACGGCTCCCCGAGGCCGTTCCTGGGCGCCGGCTCGTCCGCCTTCGGCGGCCCGGAGCTGGGCTGGCTGTCAGTGGCCAGCCAGGAGGAGTTGCTGAAACTGGTGCGGCCGCCCTACTCGTACTCGGCGCTGATCGCCATGGCCATCCAGAACGCGCACGGCAAGAAGCTGACGCTGAGTCAGATCTACGCCTACGTGGCTGATAACTTCCCCTTCTACAAGAAAAGCAAGGCCGGATGGCAGAACTCCATCCGCCACAACCTGTCTCTCAACGACTGCTTCAAGAAGGTGCCGCGCGACGAGGACGACCCCGGTACGTGAACGCACCACCCGCTGTCACGCCACCTCAAGGGCCGCTTCCCTGACTTGCCCAGAAAATTGGAAGCGTCTATACTTGTCCAGCACAACATCCAACTTGACAGCTGTTCATGACGTGCAGGGGAGTCGCCTATCATCGTTCCAAACCCACCCGCGATTGGTGAAAATCCGCGATAAAGAGACCAtacaaaacgttttttttaaagtagtttacattttaaattcacCCCCTGCACTTTCAGAAATATTgagaaaaatgtgcaaacaaataatgtaattctaaaacaaaatgtccaaaCATCTAGACAATTGCGGGAGTGTATTGTTGCCACCAATTTCACATTTAACGTGATAAGTTTCACAAAGCAACAATACTTATACACAATcaatacatataaatatatataaactcAAATTAGACTCTTcaattaaacacaaaaaaatatttgtgtaagTATGTAGGCGACGTTTACATCATTGAAAAGCCGAGtcttaaatatttttacatcTAAAATTATTACACACAATACAATCcaaatttattcatttagcGCTTTCGCAACAGCTTTCGCCGTAACAAAGCACTTTACACAAACAAGTAACAATGCAGCAATACACCTCCATCAAGAGACATTTGAACCAGCCCAGTGAGGTACGGTTAAGCATCCTCAAAGTCCatcttattgtttttattataatgtaatgtaattgtAATCCTGTTTATGCGCTGAATTGAAGGATGCACCATTGGAAAATGGCCGACAAGAACGCAGACTCCGGTCGAATGGCGTTTAAGACAAATGTGAATGTTTACACTCCAGGCAAAGGAAACTATTGGACGTTGGACCCCAACTGCgagaaaatgtttgacaaCGGAAACTTCAGACGGAAAAGGAAGCGAAGGTCCGACCCGGCATCTACACCAGCGACCGCCAAGATGGAGGACGGCGCGCAGGTCCCTGCTCCCAAAGCCGCCAACAGCCCTCAGCTCCCGGGCCCGCCCTCGCCCTCCGACATGGACGCCCTGAGCGAGAGCCTCAAGACGCCGTCGACGTCGTGCTATAGCAACTTTTACAGCAGCATGTCCTCCTTGGGGGGAGCGGCGGCCCCCGGGAGCAGACAGGCGGGTCCGCTGGGCCTGCTCAGTGAGCTCTCCAGCAGGAACATTAGCGCCCT
Above is a genomic segment from Syngnathus acus chromosome 22, fSynAcu1.2, whole genome shotgun sequence containing:
- the foxi2 gene encoding forkhead box protein I2, with the translated sequence MIDPESHRQNHLSQHQSSAGKGAQEGPDMAVYCDSLSGMYHHHYHHHHHHPSQQQQHTQPQHTQQPPQNLQPSAHRAAGFGLGEYGSPPSPYLWGVNPAPAAAPYLHAGSPSAPFGPPGYGSPRPFLGAGSSAFGGPELGWLSVASQEELLKLVRPPYSYSALIAMAIQNAHGKKLTLSQIYAYVADNFPFYKKSKAGWQNSIRHNLSLNDCFKKVPRDEDDPGKGNYWTLDPNCEKMFDNGNFRRKRKRRSDPASTPATAKMEDGAQVPAPKAANSPQLPGPPSPSDMDALSESLKTPSTSCYSNFYSSMSSLGGAAAPGSRQAGPLGLLSELSSRNISALQAPYQAGAQQDLAAASEHGCEAVHVNRGVYYNALGGGQGGQFNSHLYNGFSVNSLIYPRDGAEL